The genomic interval AGAGGTTGTCTCAAAAAAGAGAAACCGGCTAAGCCCAAAGGTTTTGGAGCAAATCCTCTTTCTGAATAAATATCATGAGCAAATCCTATTTCTGAATAAATATCATTAGCCAAATCCTGTTtctgaataaaataattaccGCCGCCCAAAGTTACACAAAACACTGTCCCCCACATTGCAACCACATTTCCCCTTTTACAAAATCAGTTCTATCATGCTGCCAAAAAAGCTCTGGAGACATTTATGaatggcacactcacacacatgtatcactgaaatgacttCAATTCTCAAATGATTTAATGTTGTATCGACACACGAAGCAAAAATCACATTTTGGGTTGGGTtgtcataatttcattcaccactagaTGTCCCTAGCGTACTGATTTGAAGCTTCGAGCACaaaccactttggtggttcatctggctgagaggctttgacgtttcatgaggcatccTATCGGCACCACTACTGCAAGTTTAATTTAGTCTATCAATGAAATGGGCAGCCATTGTTGTGACGTGATCTCCGAGCGAAAACGATTCGAAAACTCCAAACTCCGACCCAACAGCGGCACTTTCCTCCGAGCTCAAGGTCTGAACCTTCCGGAAACGCCGACCGTTTTGAAGGCGACAAGGTTCCACCTTCAAATAAGGCTCTGCATGCATTGTTTCATTGTTTAGGAGACCGCTGATTGGTCCCACTGCCTGACGTCACGACCCACGGTGCGTATGCAAACTAAATAAAAGTCCAACAACAATTTTTCGGAATGAGGAACGAACTCGATTCATTAAACTCATTGAATATAGACAAGACTTATTTCCTCGTGTCGAAGGTTTGTGCTATTTATTATTCATCTCTATGCTATCGATTTAATCTGCTTTAACAACATGTTAACCGAATGGCAAAAGGATTCCGCAATGATGTCTAAATGAAACCCTATACTGAATTATGTATGGTGCTATTTCATGTGATCAATCTTTTTAAATGCGACCCTAATCCCAATCATAAATAAGCTTGTAATGCAGGGTGAATTGTTGTTTCGCGTTTATGCTGTCCAAAGCTGACTACTGTGCCTACGATCTTTTTAATCCTAGATGTTTCTGTTCATTGCCCTGCTAATCCTGCATCAACCAGCAGAGGGAGACACATCCCCTATCACTTGCTACAACGATAACGGGGAAGCGGTCGATTGGTGAGCATAAGTAATTATTTAACGTcattcattatttaaaaaaataaggtatgaaataaaaaaagctaTTTATTTGGAATTATGTTTCAACCACGACAACATAGACATACAAAtgctttctatctctctctctgtaagtctctctcaccctcgctctctctctattcaatttaaattattttattgggatttaaaaaaaagacttCTTGCTTTGCCTaagcaaacattaaaaaaagcgattcaaatattgtTTACAAGAGAACAAGAAAACATTCAGTATAAATGTATTAACAAAAAGAAACGTGAGGAAGAGAAGTAGGAAATGCTAATCATGAGGGACATTACtaacttctctttctctcttcctcttccttgctctctccctccgtaTAATGAAGGTTATTTCCATGCTATTCTTGTCTTCCACTTTGATCCAGTTTTCTATTGCAGCTGCTTTGCTGGCCTTGTCGCTCTCAAAGGGTCATTTGACCCGAAAAtcacattttattaaaaaaatgttaATCACAGAACtacctcgctctccctctctctccaccaggtACTACCTCTACAAGCTGCCTAATCAGAAGGGCAGTAAGGACCCTGCTAGAGGGCTGATGTACCTGCTGCTGGAGAAGGGGAGCGAGGGGTGGACGGAGGGCAAGTTCAATGCCAACAGCACCGCAGGGGCCCCGGGGAGGACCGTGGGACAGCTGTACGGCAGCCACAAGGTCTGGCTCTCTCCATCCATGCCCTCCTTCTGTCTGTAGGGGATGCATGCCTGAGATTGGGCTGAGCTTTTGTTAgggaggttgaagcagtctgaATGCACCAAGCTTTGTGTTTTTCTCGGTGCTCttgtatttggtgtgtgtgtgtgtgtgtgtgtgtgtgtgtgtgtgtgtgtgtgtgtgtgtgtgtgtgtgtgtgtgtgtgtgtgtgtgtgtgtgtgtgtgtgtgtgtttttgtgttttggttATATGTTTGTTCTCAAGACTAAGAAAAAAAACGTAGTATATTCGATTTTGCAGTTCCCATTCCTAAAAAGTCTATTCCTGTCCTGTACTCTCTGTTGCTCACCCAATTTTCCCTTATGGGATTATAAACTACActttatctcatctcatcttcctATCTCATCTTAAAAACATGAAGTCACGGTTTATGTTGTCCATGTTTGTGTCCATATTTGGTCAGAACCAGGAAGTGGCGTACATCCTGTATAACGACCAGCCCCATAAACCGGCCCCAGGGCTCAGGAACTCTGAGAACACCAAGGGCCACACTAAGGGTGAGGACTACACTGTCAACTTCACAAAAGTATATATCTCTATTGCAACACACTCGCGATAAAAATGTTGGTCCATCACATCATCTATTTTTATTCAAATGTGTTAGTGTTATTGCACTATATTTATGTAtagcttttttttattgtgtccTTACGGTGTCATAGCAACTATGAAAAGCTTTTTTTCCTGCCAGTTGACCAAATTCAATCCTTCTTGTAGGCGTGGTTCTGCTTGACAAAACCCAAGGCTTCTGGTTGGTCCACAGCACGCCTAAGTTCCCGCCCCCACGGGCCGATGGCCAGTACTCGTACCCCGCGACTGGCATGAAGAAGGGGCAGAGCTTCCTCTGCGTCACCTACCCACTGAAGCACTTCCAGACCATAGGTGAGAGTAGACCCATTCTGATGTTAGGATGAGAAATGAGGGCGGTACGAAACATAGCAACGCTTCGATGTTGACACATATTTTGAAATAAACTGACATGCTAACAAGTACATTTTCTGTTTTGCGTTTAACTGTGTAGTAATTTCATTGTTATGCGATGAATCGTCCttatttattgatattttttaaataattattgGCAGCAGACATTGGGGAGAGAAGCTAGTAGCTAGTAGCTGGTAGATGTGAGTGTGACGATAGCTCCTCTGTGTTTCAGGAGAGCAGCTACTGATCAACCAGCCTACAGTGTACGATTGTGACGTCCCCCCATCCCTCGCCACCGCGGTCCCCGCCTTACTCACTCTTTGCAAGCAAAGCATGCCGGCGCTTCAGGTCTTCCCACAAGTCAAGCCGATGACCAATCGCAGCGTGATTCTCACCTCCCTCGATGGGACTGACTTTCTCAATTTTGCAAAAGGATCTGCTTTTAATAATGGTAAGACACAGGTTTGCAGCCAGGAGAGCCTAGTGTTTAAAACCTTACTTATATTCTCTCTGCGTGAACCAAAGATGATGTCTTCACGACCC from Gadus morhua chromosome 11, gadMor3.0, whole genome shotgun sequence carries:
- the dnase2 gene encoding deoxyribonuclease-2-alpha isoform X1, which translates into the protein MRNELDSLNSLNIDKTYFLVSKMFLFIALLILHQPAEGDTSPITCYNDNGEAVDWYYLYKLPNQKGSKDPARGLMYLLLEKGSEGWTEGKFNANSTAGAPGRTVGQLYGSHKNQEVAYILYNDQPHKPAPGLRNSENTKGHTKGVVLLDKTQGFWLVHSTPKFPPPRADGQYSYPATGMKKGQSFLCVTYPLKHFQTIGEQLLINQPTVYDCDVPPSLATAVPALLTLCKQSMPALQVFPQVKPMTNRSVILTSLDGTDFLNFAKGSAFNNDLYSSWVAPTLQSHLLVRFWVCAKGHLPSSCTGPWKVLDVSVVNPGHTANINASADHSKWAVSTQAPGSGSGSGSRGVGGWVCVGDINRIQAEEKRGGGTVCQQNPVVWKAYRSSALSCMDCSNGTKCDAADVNG
- the dnase2 gene encoding deoxyribonuclease-2-alpha isoform X2, with the translated sequence MRNELDSLNSLNIDKTYFLVSKMFLFIALLILHQPAEGDTSPITCYNDNGEAVDWYYLYKLPNQKGSKDPARGLMYLLLEKGSEGWTEGKFNANSTAGAPGRTVGQLYGSHKEVAYILYNDQPHKPAPGLRNSENTKGHTKGVVLLDKTQGFWLVHSTPKFPPPRADGQYSYPATGMKKGQSFLCVTYPLKHFQTIGEQLLINQPTVYDCDVPPSLATAVPALLTLCKQSMPALQVFPQVKPMTNRSVILTSLDGTDFLNFAKGSAFNNDLYSSWVAPTLQSHLLVRFWVCAKGHLPSSCTGPWKVLDVSVVNPGHTANINASADHSKWAVSTQAPGSGSGSGSRGVGGWVCVGDINRIQAEEKRGGGTVCQQNPVVWKAYRSSALSCMDCSNGTKCDAADVNG
- the dnase2 gene encoding deoxyribonuclease-2-alpha isoform X3, producing MFLFIALLILHQPAEGDTSPITCYNDNGEAVDWYYLYKLPNQKGSKDPARGLMYLLLEKGSEGWTEGKFNANSTAGAPGRTVGQLYGSHKNQEVAYILYNDQPHKPAPGLRNSENTKGHTKGVVLLDKTQGFWLVHSTPKFPPPRADGQYSYPATGMKKGQSFLCVTYPLKHFQTIGEQLLINQPTVYDCDVPPSLATAVPALLTLCKQSMPALQVFPQVKPMTNRSVILTSLDGTDFLNFAKGSAFNNDLYSSWVAPTLQSHLLVRFWVCAKGHLPSSCTGPWKVLDVSVVNPGHTANINASADHSKWAVSTQAPGSGSGSGSRGVGGWVCVGDINRIQAEEKRGGGTVCQQNPVVWKAYRSSALSCMDCSNGTKCDAADVNG